The Acidobacteriota bacterium genome contains the following window.
CTGGTCAAGCCTTGACGATATCCGCACGGCCCTGTCCGAGAACACGCCGGAAGTGCCCGGCCGGTCGGTGACTGCGAGCGTGTTTTCCGCTGCCCTCGAACTGACCCGCGACGGCGAGGTCGACATGCGCCAGGATGCGCATTTCGCGCCGATCTACCTTCGCAACGCCGAACGCGCCGGGGAGGCCCTCGATGCAACCGCTTGAGAAATACCAGATGACCCACGACACACCGGACCCACGCCGGGATGCCCTCGGCCAGCTCTCGGATGCGCAGGCGCGGGCCGAAGCCGATCTGCTGGGTGGGCGCGATGCGCTGCTGGCCGAAGGCGTGCGCCGCGCGGAAGCGGTGCTGTTCGCTGCAGGCGAACCTCTGTCTGCGGAGCAAGTATCCGAGATCTTGCCGCAGGGCATCGAGGCCGGTGAGGTGCTGATGGCGCTGCGCGCGGTCTATGCCAAGCGCGGCGTGAACCTTGTGGAAGTGGCCGGCAAGTGGCGCTTCCAGACGGCGCAGGACTTGTCCTACCTGTTCGTGGAAGAGCGCCAGGTCCAGAAGAAGCTGGGGCAGGCGGCGCTGGAGACGATGGCGATCATCGCCTATGGCCAGCCCGTTACGCGCGCCGAAATCGAAGCGGTCCGCGGCGTGGCCGTCGCGAAGTCGGTGATCGACACGCTGCTGGAGTCCGGTTGGGTGCGCGTGCGCGGCCGCCGCAAGACACCGGGCCTGCCGATCACTTACGGTACGACCGAGAAATTCCTCGAACACTTCGGCCTCGAAAGCCTCGACACGCTGCCGGGCAAGGCCGACCTCGAAGCCGAAGGCCTGCTCACGGATGTTATCCCGTCCGGCTTCCAGATGCCGGACGAGGAAGCGCTCTCCGAAGACGACACCCTGATCAACGATCTCGCCAGCCTTGAAGACGTCGAGTCGTTCGTGACCGATTTCATGGACGATGACAGCATCGCTCCGCCGGCGGACGATGTCGCCGAAGCCGCGCCGGAACAGGCCGGGGCAGACAGCGGCGAAGACGAAGATGAAGGCGGCGTAAGCGTCTTTGCCTATACGCGCGCACCGAAATCATCGGAAGACCCGGAAGCCTTCGACCGAGACACGGTCAAGGCCGCTGTGCTGAAACTGCGCAACGAAACCCGGATGCCCCAGCAGCCGATGCACACCTGGCGGGATGACGAATAGGGCGCGCGCCTCACCGTGCAGCGCACCCCTCTCCCTCGGGAGAGGGGCAGGGGTGAGGGGGCGCTGCGCCGGGGAGCGTGCGCAATTTTTCGGGCGAGGAACCCCCTCGTCCCCTCGAGTGGTCGAGAAATCGTATACGATTTCCCGCGCGAGCCTTCTCCCAAGGGAGAAGGGGCTAAAGGTCAGACGTCCGGCGGAGGAAACCTGAAACGCCTCGGCGACGAGTAGTCCGCATACAGGTCATCCTCGCGGGTGCCGCCGCCTATGTTGTGGATGAACAGCGAAGTGCCGAGGATCGGGTCCTTGCCGGAATAGATCGCGATGTGGGGCAGGCGCCCGCCGAGGCGCATCGTCAGCAGGTCGCCGGCTTGCCAGTCGGACGAAACGCCCGGCGCTTCACGCTCGTATCCCATTCGCGCAAAATACTTTTCGAGGTTCGGCACGCGCCGGTGGTCGATGTTCTTGTCGGCGCGGCTGAGGCCCCAGGTTGTCGGATAGGCGGCGAAATTTGCCTTCATGTCGTCGTGCACGAGGACCTGCAGGTCGATATCGAATGCATCGCGGTAGGCGCGGATCACGACGTCGGTGCACACGCCGGCCTCGCGGGGCACATCGCCGCCGGGATAGGCGAGGGTGACGTAGGAAGGGTCGTAGCTCAGCGTCACGCCGATCTGCTGGCGCGCCGCGCGGATGAGTTTCCGGCTCCATTGCTGCTCGGCTTCGACAAGCGGCAAGGTGGGCAGCAGGGGCAGCCCCAGCGCAGACAGGAAGAAAGATCGCCGCGTCCACATGGCGCCATAGAGCCGTGCGCTTGCGGCAGGATTTTGTCCGAATTCAGAAGCCTTTGAACTCGGCGACTTCTTCCAGCGGCGCGCGCTCCGCATAAAGACGGTTCGCTTTCTCGTTCGGGTCAGGCTTGCCGACGGCGATGCCGCACCAGATCATCTCGGTCGGGCCGAGGCCGAAATGCTCTTTCAGAGTGGGGCGCAGGATGCCCCAGCATTCCTGCATGCAGGTGCCCCAGCCGCGCTCTTCGGCGAGCAGGCAGAGCGTCTGCAGGTACATGCCGGCATGGCCCCACTGGCCGTGGCCCATGCGCTCGTCGATGACGACGAACACCGCCATCGGCGCGCCGAAGAAGCGGAAATTGTTCGAGAACCAGCGCAGGCGGCCGGCGCGGTCTTCGCGCGGAATTTCGAGCGCTTCATACAGCATCTCGCCGACGCGGCGGCGGCGCGCTTCGTGCGGCTCCCAGAGATTCGGCGGATAGATCGGGCGATCCGTGGCCTCGCCGCGCGGGTCTTCCGCCAGCTTGCTCTGGGCGAGGTGGATCACTTCGTCCTTGGCATCGCCGGTCACGACGATCACGCGCCAGGGCTGTGTGTTGCCGCCGGAGGGGGCGCGCTGCGCAGCCGTCAGCCAGGCCTTGACCTCGTCGAGCGGAAGGGCGTCGGGCAGGAAGCCCCGCGTCGAAATGCGTTTCGCAACGGCCTTGGATACGTCCATGAAAAAACCTCCCGACATCTCTGACGGGAGGTCTAATCAGGTTACCGCAGGGCGGCCAGTCCTTACTTCGGGTGAAGCACGACCGGCATCCAGGTGTAGCCGCGCACGAAGGCGCCGGACGTGTAGGACGGCTCGGCCAGCACTTCGATATGGTCGTAGCGGGCCATCAGTTCTTCCCAGAGGATCTTCAGCTGCAGCTCGGCGAGGCGGTTGCCGACGCAGCGGTGGATGCCGAAGCCGAATGACAGGTGCTGGCGGGCATTCTTCCGCTCGATGTCGAACAGTTCGGGATCTTCCTTCCAGAAGTTGGTGTCACGGTTGCCCGAGACGTACCACATGGCGACCTGCTCGCCTTTCTTGATCGTCTTGCCGCGGATTTCGACATCCTCCAGCGCCGTGCGGCGCATGAAGGACAGCGGCGTCTGCCAGCGGATGGTTTCCGAAACCATGTTCGGGATCAGCGTCGGGTCAGCCTTCAGCTTGGCGTACTGTTCCGGATACTTGTTCAGCGCGTAGACCGAAGCCGACATCGTGTTGCGGCTGGTGTCGTTGCCGCCGACGATCAGCAGGATGACGTTGCCGAGCAGTTCCATCGGCGACATGTTCTTGGTCTTCTCGCCGTGTGCGAGCAGGCTGATCAGGTCGCCTGTGTCTTCGCCCTGGCCGCGTTCCTGGAACATGCCCATGAACGCCATCAGGCACGACATCATCTCTTCTTTCCACTGCACTTCACCGCCCGGGCAGATGTCCGGGTTGTGCATGTTGGTGGCGATGTCGGACCAGCGGGTCAGCTCGCGGCGGCGCTCCTGCGGATAGCCGAACAGGGTGGCCAGCATCATGCCGGTCAGTTCGATGGACACGCGGTCGACCCAGTCAAACGGCTCGCCGACCGGCAGGCCGTCGAGCACGGCCTGGGTGCGCGAACGGATCAGCGGCTCGTATTCCTTCAGCATGTTCGGCGCGACGGCCGGCTGGACGGTCTTGCGCTGCTCGGAATGGCGCGGCTCGTCCATCGCGATGAACATCGGCATCTCGAAGTCCTCGAGCGGCGGCCCGAGGGTGATGCCGCCGTATTCCCACGAGGAGGAGAAGCGCTTGTGGTCGGTGTCGACCGCCATGATGTCTTCGTAGAGCGTGACGGACCAGTAGGGGCCGACGAAGCTGTCCGGCGTGTAGTGGACCGGGTCTTCCTTGCGCAGGCGCTCGAGGCGGTCCCAGAACTTGGCCTGGCGCCACATTTCCGGGTCGACGACGTCGAGCGTGGCGAGGTCCAGTTCAGAGGCCGGCTTCACCTCGCCGAAGGTTTCCGTGTAACCGGGGTGCATGGGCTCGCGCGGGGTGATTTTCGGGCGCTCAAGGGCAGGATGGTTCTCGAAGGAGAAAGTGTCGGCAGCCATGTATGATCCTCCGGCGTCGGGCCCATCTTCGGGGGCGATTGAACGTTCCGGGAATTATTTAGCACAGCTGTTTTGAAAAAACCATGACGCATGCGTCATTTTTGTGTGAAAGGCCCGATCAGGCCGGCAGGCGCTCGGATCTTGCGGCTCTCACAGCTTCCCTGAGCCTGTCCGCAAACGCCTTGCGCTCGTCCGGTGTCAGGAACCGGCCGATCACCCAGGCCGAGCGTCCATGCTCGATTCGCAGCCAGCTGTCCGGCAAGACGGGCTCGTCCAGTTCCACCCGGGCGAAGGCGGTCGGCACTTCGGCCTCGCGGACCCGTCCGCGGGGGTCCCGGTGGCGCATCCGGATGGCGCGGGCGGTGACGGTCACCCGCGTTTCCTGTTCCAACTTGCGGAAGGACAGCCGAAACGCCAGCCACACCGCCACCATGTCCAGCCCGAAGAAGCCGAGGATGGGCACGGCGCCCATCGAGTAAAACATCAGCCCGGTCAGGAAGAACACCACCGCGACGATGGCCATGCCGATGGCAAACCCGCGCTCGCTGAGGGAGCGGTTGGGGGTGAGCGTGGCGTCGAGATAGATGATTTCATCGGGCGGGGTCATTCAATTCCACCTAGCACGCCCTTGCGCCGGAAAAAGGGCGCTCTATGCCTCACTTGATGGCCAAGGCACCGAAATCGAAGTTCACCCGTGCCAAGGCGGCGGTGCTGTTTGCCGCGCTCGCGGCCGACCGGCCGGACCCGCGCACCGAGCTCGACTTCGTCAATCCGTTCACGCTGGTCGTCGCCGTCGCGCTATCGGCGCAGGCGACCGACGTGGGGGTCAACAAGGCGACGAAGAAACTGTTCGCGGTCGCCGACACGCCGGAGAAAATGCTGGCGCTCGGGGAGGAGGGGGTCGCCGCTCATATCAAGACGATCGGCCTCTGGCGCAACAAGGCGAAGAACGTCATCGCCCTCAGCCAGAAGATCATCGATGATTTCGGCGGCGAAGTCCCGCGTACGCGCGACGAGCTCACCACACTGCCCGGTGTCGGCCGGAAGACGGCGAACGTGGTGATGAACGAAGCCTTCGGCGAGCCCACCATTGCGGTCGACACCCACATCTTCCGCGTCTCGAACCGAACCGGTCTCGCCCCCGGCAAGACGCCGGACCAGGTGGAGGCGATCCTCGAGCGCATCACGCCGCCGGAGTTCAAGAAGGGCGCGCACCACTGGCTGATCCTGCACGGGCGCTATGTCTGCAAGGCGCGCACGCCGGAATGCTGGCAATGCGCCATCAGCCATCTGTGTGCGTACAAACCAAAGACGCCGGACCCGTCTAAGGTGGCGGCGTTGGGGCCGAGAGGGCCTCGAAAAGCGACCTGAGAACCCCTCTCCCTTGGGAGAGGGGCAGGGGTGAGGGGGTGCTTCGCCGGCGGCGTTGCAATCCGCTTCGGGCGTGGCGCCCCCCTCACCCCCAACCCCCTCTCCCAAGGGAGAGGGGGCTTCAGAGCGCCAACCGCCGCACAACACCCGCCGCCAGCCGCTCACCCAGTTCCGGCCCCTCGACCGGATAGAGATATGGCTCGATCACTTCCAGTTCCATCAGCAACAGGCCGCCATCGGCGCCGCGCAGCATGTCGACGCGGCCGTAGAGCGGGGGCGCGCCCAGCGCGCCGATGATTGCCCGCGCAGCGGCAAGGTCGTCCGCAGACGGAGCGATCTTCTCTTCCCGCCCGCCATAGGTCGACTGGATGCGGTAGTCACCCGGCTGGGCCCGCTTGATCAGCGCATGACAAAATTCGCCGTCGATGAAGATGAACGAGAGTTCGCCCTCCTGCTGGATCATCGGCAGGAAAGGTTGCACCATCATCGGGTGCGGCATCTCCGGGACAGGCTCGCCGCGCTTCAGCCGGTGCTGGCCTTTTGCGCCGGCGCCGACCTGCCGCTTGAACACGAGATCGTCTGAGCCGAGCGTATCGAACGCCGCCCGCGCACCCGCCTCGTCCGCCACATCCAGCCACACGGTTGGGATGAGCTTCGCGCCGCGCGCTTCCAGGTCGCGCAGGTAGGTCTTGCGGATATTCCACTTCACCAGCGCGGCAGGATTGAACAGCTGCGTCTGTCCTTCGATCCGGGCGAGCGTGGCGAGGAACTCGTCCAGCCGGTCCCAATAATCCCAGGTCGTGCCGATCAGCACGGCGGCATAGTCCGACCAGTCCACGTTCGGATCGTCCCAGGACAGGTCGTCGACGCGCATGCCCCGAGCCTCGAAGGGGTCCCGCAAGGCATCCATCATGAAGTCATGCTCGAAGGCGTCGGTCCGGCGGATCAAGGAGCCCGGCAGGGTGACCCGGCTGGCGAGATAGGCGATCTTTTTCATGGCCCGGGGCTGTAATGAGGTCCGGGCCTTGTGTCCACGGCCCCTGTCTGGCAAGGCGCGGAACTTCAGCAGCGGCAAGGGAAGCGGCGCGATGAGCAATGCCAAATACGATGTGGTCGGCCTCGGCAACGCGATCGTCGACGTGCTGGCGATTGCCGACGACGCCTTCCTGGCGAACCTCGGCATCGAGAAGGACGCGATGCAGCTGATCGAGGAGCCGCGCGCCCAGCAGCTCACCGAGCTTGCCCGCAACCCGGTGATCACGTCCGGCGGCTCGGGCGCCAACACGATTGCGGGCCTCGCCAGCTTCGGCGGCGCGGCGGGCTATATCGGCAAGATTGCCGATGATGAACTCGGCCACCAGTTCATGCGCGAAATGATGGCGACCGGCGTGCCGTTCCACACCCGCCCGCTGACCGACGGCCCGGCGACGGCCCGCTCGATCATCTTCGTCACCGATGACGGCCACCGCAGCATGAACACTTTCCTCGGCGCCTCGGTGCTGTTTTCGAAGGATGATGTCGACGCCGACATGGTGCGCGCCGGCCAGATCCTCTATCTGGAAGGCTATCTCTTCGACAAGGAAGAGGCCAAGGCCGCCTTCGTCCACGCCGCCGAGATTGCCAAGGCTGCCGGCCGCAAGGTCGCCGTCACGATGTCGGACAGTTTCTGCGTCGACCGTCACCGCGCGAGTTTCCGCCAGCTCGTCAAAGGCTTTGCAGACATCGTGTTCGCCAATGAAGCCGAGCTGAAATCGCTTTACGAAACGCAGGACTTCGACGCCGCTCTCAGCGCCCTGCATGCGGATTGCGCCGTTGCGGCCGTGACGCGCAGCGCCAAGGGTTCGGTGGTCATCGGCGACGGCGCGCCGATTGCCGTGCCGGCCGAGCCGGTTGCAAGGGTCGTCGACACGACCGGCGCCGGCGACCAGTATGCGGCGGGATTCCTCTACGGCGTTGCACGCGGCCTGCCGCTCGCGACCTGCGCCCGGCTCGGCCACATCGCCGCCGCTGAAGTGATCTCGCATTTCGGTCCGCGCCCGGAGCAATCCTACAAGGCGCTGGCGGAAAAAGCCGGGATTTTCGTTTAGTTGGCGCCCTGAGCGTCCGTCACAATGCAATCCACCCCTCTCCCTTGGGAGAGGGGCAGGGGTGAGGGAGGGCTACGCCTGAAGCGTTTTGATTGGGTTTGAGCGAGGTGCCCCCCCCCTCACCCCCAACCCCCTCTCCCGAGGGGAGAGGGGGCTAGAAGTCAGGCCAGCGCCCGCTCCACATAATCCAGACGGTCGTGACCGAAGAACAGGTCGCCGTCGACGAAAAAGCTCGGTGCGCCGAAGACGCCGCGTTCGACGGCTTCGTCGGTATTGGACTTCAGCTTTTCCTTGTTGGCCGGGTCGGTCGCCATCGCGGCAACGCGCGCCGTATCGAAGCCGTGCTTTTCGCACAGCTGCGCCAGGTGGGCCGGGTCGCCCAGGTTCAGCGGCTGCGGCACGCTCCAGCTCTCGTTGAAGCAGGCCGCCGCGAACCGGCGCTGCTCCGCCTTGTCCTCGAAGCCGACGGTCGCCCGCAAGGCGGCCAGCGTGTTCACCGGGAAGGCGGGGTTCATGTAGAACGGGATGCCGACATGCGCCGCGCAGCGCTGGATATCGCGCGCCATGTACTTGCCCTTGGCTGGCACCGTGCCCGGCGGCTTGTTGCCGGTCGCCTGCATCACGCCGCCGAGGAACATCGGCCGGAAGATCGCCTCGGCGCCGGTGCGCTGCTCGATCTGGGCGATCAGGGGCATCGCCAGCGGCGCGGTGGCGCTGGCATAATCGAAGAAGAATTCGAAACTCTTGGCCATGTCAGTCTCCCATTAAGTTTTGTTTTGGAACCTATGGCAAAGTGCGTTACAGGTGTCATCCATGAAATGGTCAGAGCTTTCCGATAACTGGTGCCCGGTCGCGCGCACGCTCTCCGTCGTGGGCGACCGCTGGACCCTGCTGATCCTGCGCGACTGTTTCCTGGGCAAGTCCAAGTTCGAGGAATTTGCCGAGTCGAGCGGCATGACGCGGCATATCCTGGCCGACCGCCTGAAGCGCCTCGTCGAGGAAGGCGTGCTCGAACGCCGGCTCTATTCCTCCGCGCCCAAGCGCTACGATTATGTGCTGACCGAGAAGGGCGAAGAACTTCGCCCGGCGCTGCGCATCATGAAGGACTGGGGCAGGAAACACATGCCCGTCCGTCGCGAGGCGAAGGCCTAGGCGCCAAGCGCGATCTGGACAGTCTCCGGATTCCGGCGCTCAATACCTGAAAAATCAGGAGGAGCGCCGCGCCATGAACATGTCCGAGTTTTCAAACTTCGATGGCCTCGGTCTTGCCGGGCTGGTTCGCACCGGCGACGTCACGCCGCTTGAATTGCTCGATGCCGCGATCGAGCGGATCGAACGCCACAATCCGGCGCTGAACGCCGTCGTTCACACGGCGTTCGACGAAGCGCGCGCAGCGGCGAAAGGGCCGCTGCCGGACGGACCCTTCAAGGGCGTTCCCTTCCTGATCAAGGATCTCGGCCAGCGCGTCAAAGGCTGGCCGCGCACCTCGGCGAGTTTCTATGCCGAAGTCGCTTCCGATGCGGACGACAGCGAACTGGTGCGCCGATACCGCGCCGCCGGGCTTGTGCTCGCCGGCAAGACCAACACACCGGAATTCGGCATTCCGGGCGTCACCCAGTCCGCCCGGCTCGGCGCCTGCCGCAACCCCTGGAACCCGGATCATGTCTCGGGCGGCTCCTCCGGCGGCGCGGCGGCAGCGGTAGCCTCCGGCATGGTGCCGATTGCCCATGCCAGCGACGGGCTCGGCTCGATCCGTATCCCGGCGGCGTGCTGCGGTCTCGTCGGCATGAAACCCACCCGCGACCGTAATCCGAATGGCGGCGAAGATTCCGACCGCGCCATCGGCCTGTCGGTCGATCATGTCGTCTCGCGAACGGTGCGCGACAGCGCGGCGATGCTGGATGCCACAGGGTATCCCGAGCCCGCCAGCCCCTATGCCTATCCGTACAAGGAGCGTCCCTACCTGGAAGAGGTGAGCCGTTCACCGGGCAAGCTGAAGATCTTCTGGTCCGGCGAAACGCCCAGCGGCCGCCCGGTCGAACCGGAAATCCAGGCTGCTTTGGAGCGCACGGCAACCTTGCTCTCCCAGCTCGGCCATGATGTGCGCGAGCAGGCCATCAAGATCGATTGGCGCCAATTCTACCGGGCACAGGCCATCGTTTCGGGATCAAATTTCGCCGCCGGCATGGCCCGCATGGTCGAAGCGATCGGCCGCGAACCCGGCGACGATATCGGCCCGCTCGCCCGGCGCGGCTATGACCGCGGCCGCGAGATCACCGGCCAGCAGGCGATGTGGGCCTGGCAACAGCTGCGCCTGATGAGCCGGCAGGTGATGGCGACCTTCGAAGACTGCGACGTTCACCTGTCGCCCGTCCTCGGCACGGCGGTGCCAAGGGTTGACTGGCTTGATCCGCTGGGCGTCGAGATCAAGGACTATGACAAGCGTTCGGCGAAGACATTCCCGTTCACGCCGCCGTACAACATCACCGGTCAGCCATCGCTGTCCCTGCCGCTCTGGCAGACCTCGGACGGCCTGCCGCTCGCCATGATGTACTCCGGCCGGTACGGCGACGAAGCGACGCTCTTCCGTCTCGCCGGACAGCTGGAGAAAGAATGTCCGTGGAAGGACAGAAGGCCGACGGTTTGGAATTGAGGGGGGTCAACTAATATTCCGCTCATCCCCGCGAAGGCGGGGATCGGGTCAGGCTCGAACCTCGCGAGACCCCCGCCTTCGCGGGGGTGAGCGGTGTACGGATGGTCAAAGAATAAACTTCGACAGGTCCGCATTGCCTGCGAGCGTGCCGACCTTTTCGTTGACGTAGTCGGCGGTGATCGTGAACGTTTCGCCGGATTTGTCCGGCGCGTCGAAGCTGATCTCGTCGAGCAGGCGCTCGAGCACCGTCTGCAGTCTCCGGGCACCGATATTCTCGACAGACTTGTTCACCGCTTCGGCGAGATCCGCGAGGCGGTCAATCGCCGCGTCCTCGAACACCAGCGTCACGTTCTCGGCGGCCATCAGTGCTTCATACTGACGGATCAGGCTCGCTTCGGGCTCCACCATGATGCGGCGCAGGTCGTCGCGGGTCAGCGGTTCCAGCTCGACGCGGATCGGCAGGCGCCCTTGCAACTCGGGCAGGAGGTCTGATGGTTTCGACACATGGAAAGCGCCCGAGGCGATGAAGAGGATGTGATCGGTCTTGATCGCGCCGCGCTTGGTCGACACCGTCGTGCCCTCGATGAGGGGCAGCAGGTCGCGCTGCACGCCTTCGCGGCTCACATCGGCGCCGCCGCGATCCTTGCGGGCGGCGATCTTGTCGATCTCGTCGAGGAAGACGATGCCGTCTTCTTCGACCGCGACGATGGCCTCGCGCACGACTTGCTCCTCGTCGACCAGCTTGTCGGCCTCTTCGGTGAGGAGGGGCTTGTACGCGTCCTTCACGGTTGTCCGTACACGTTTCGTCCGGCCCGACATCGCCTTGCCGAGCATTTCCGACAGGTTGATCATGCTCATCGAGCCTTGCTGGCCCGGCAGGTCGAACATCTGCATCGGGTTGCCGGCTGTTTCGGCGAAATCGATGTCGACTTCCTTGTCGTCGAGCTCGCCGGCGCGAAGCTTGCGGCGGAATACTTCGCGCGTCGAGCTCTGCGCCTCGGCGCCGACGAGCGCATCGAGCAGGCGCTCCTCCGCCTTGTCCTGTGCGGCTTTCGTCACGGCGCCGCGTTTCTGCTCGCGGATCATGCCGACGGCGGCTTCGACAAGGTCGCGCACGATCTGTTCGACGTCGCGGCCGACATAGCCGACCTCGGTGAACTTCGTCGCCTCGACCTTCAGGAAGGGCGCGTTGGCAAGCCGGGCCAGCCGGCGGGAAACTTCCGTCTTGCCGACGCCGGTCGGCCCGATCATCAGGATGTTCTTGGGCGTGATCTCGCCGCGCAGGTTTTCCGGCGCCTGCTTGCGGCGCCACCGGTTGCGCAGGGCGATGGCGACGGCGCGCTTGGCGGCGTTCTGACCGACGATGTGGCGGTCGAGTTCGGCGACGATTTCGCGGGGTGTCAGCTGGGTCATTCGGTCCGTCTGGATAGGTCTCGGTCTGATATGGGAGTCTCCACAAGAAGGGCCAGTCTACAGGCTGTTTTATGGAGAAGTTGTGGAGTGTTTTTTCAGGCCGGTTCGGGCGGGAAAATGCGGCCCGCTAGACCCGTCTTCGGCATGAAGCCGAGGACCCATCGGCGGGCCGAGTG
Protein-coding sequences here:
- the hslU gene encoding ATP-dependent protease ATPase subunit HslU yields the protein MTQLTPREIVAELDRHIVGQNAAKRAVAIALRNRWRRKQAPENLRGEITPKNILMIGPTGVGKTEVSRRLARLANAPFLKVEATKFTEVGYVGRDVEQIVRDLVEAAVGMIREQKRGAVTKAAQDKAEERLLDALVGAEAQSSTREVFRRKLRAGELDDKEVDIDFAETAGNPMQMFDLPGQQGSMSMINLSEMLGKAMSGRTKRVRTTVKDAYKPLLTEEADKLVDEEQVVREAIVAVEEDGIVFLDEIDKIAARKDRGGADVSREGVQRDLLPLIEGTTVSTKRGAIKTDHILFIASGAFHVSKPSDLLPELQGRLPIRVELEPLTRDDLRRIMVEPEASLIRQYEALMAAENVTLVFEDAAIDRLADLAEAVNKSVENIGARRLQTVLERLLDEISFDAPDKSGETFTITADYVNEKVGTLAGNADLSKFIL
- a CDS encoding DUF2244 domain-containing protein, encoding MTPPDEIIYLDATLTPNRSLSERGFAIGMAIVAVVFFLTGLMFYSMGAVPILGFFGLDMVAVWLAFRLSFRKLEQETRVTVTARAIRMRHRDPRGRVREAEVPTAFARVELDEPVLPDSWLRIEHGRSAWVIGRFLTPDERKAFADRLREAVRAARSERLPA
- a CDS encoding adenosine kinase, with amino-acid sequence MSNAKYDVVGLGNAIVDVLAIADDAFLANLGIEKDAMQLIEEPRAQQLTELARNPVITSGGSGANTIAGLASFGGAAGYIGKIADDELGHQFMREMMATGVPFHTRPLTDGPATARSIIFVTDDGHRSMNTFLGASVLFSKDDVDADMVRAGQILYLEGYLFDKEEAKAAFVHAAEIAKAAGRKVAVTMSDSFCVDRHRASFRQLVKGFADIVFANEAELKSLYETQDFDAALSALHADCAVAAVTRSAKGSVVIGDGAPIAVPAEPVARVVDTTGAGDQYAAGFLYGVARGLPLATCARLGHIAAAEVISHFGPRPEQSYKALAEKAGIFV
- a CDS encoding amidase, producing the protein MNMSEFSNFDGLGLAGLVRTGDVTPLELLDAAIERIERHNPALNAVVHTAFDEARAAAKGPLPDGPFKGVPFLIKDLGQRVKGWPRTSASFYAEVASDADDSELVRRYRAAGLVLAGKTNTPEFGIPGVTQSARLGACRNPWNPDHVSGGSSGGAAAAVASGMVPIAHASDGLGSIRIPAACCGLVGMKPTRDRNPNGGEDSDRAIGLSVDHVVSRTVRDSAAMLDATGYPEPASPYAYPYKERPYLEEVSRSPGKLKIFWSGETPSGRPVEPEIQAALERTATLLSQLGHDVREQAIKIDWRQFYRAQAIVSGSNFAAGMARMVEAIGREPGDDIGPLARRGYDRGREITGQQAMWAWQQLRLMSRQVMATFEDCDVHLSPVLGTAVPRVDWLDPLGVEIKDYDKRSAKTFPFTPPYNITGQPSLSLPLWQTSDGLPLAMMYSGRYGDEATLFRLAGQLEKECPWKDRRPTVWN
- a CDS encoding nitroreductase; this encodes MDVSKAVAKRISTRGFLPDALPLDEVKAWLTAAQRAPSGGNTQPWRVIVVTGDAKDEVIHLAQSKLAEDPRGEATDRPIYPPNLWEPHEARRRRVGEMLYEALEIPREDRAGRLRWFSNNFRFFGAPMAVFVVIDERMGHGQWGHAGMYLQTLCLLAEERGWGTCMQECWGILRPTLKEHFGLGPTEMIWCGIAVGKPDPNEKANRLYAERAPLEEVAEFKGF
- a CDS encoding cytochrome P450, encoding MHPGYTETFGEVKPASELDLATLDVVDPEMWRQAKFWDRLERLRKEDPVHYTPDSFVGPYWSVTLYEDIMAVDTDHKRFSSSWEYGGITLGPPLEDFEMPMFIAMDEPRHSEQRKTVQPAVAPNMLKEYEPLIRSRTQAVLDGLPVGEPFDWVDRVSIELTGMMLATLFGYPQERRRELTRWSDIATNMHNPDICPGGEVQWKEEMMSCLMAFMGMFQERGQGEDTGDLISLLAHGEKTKNMSPMELLGNVILLIVGGNDTSRNTMSASVYALNKYPEQYAKLKADPTLIPNMVSETIRWQTPLSFMRRTALEDVEIRGKTIKKGEQVAMWYVSGNRDTNFWKEDPELFDIERKNARQHLSFGFGIHRCVGNRLAELQLKILWEELMARYDHIEVLAEPSYTSGAFVRGYTWMPVVLHPK
- a CDS encoding 2-hydroxychromene-2-carboxylate isomerase — encoded protein: MAKSFEFFFDYASATAPLAMPLIAQIEQRTGAEAIFRPMFLGGVMQATGNKPPGTVPAKGKYMARDIQRCAAHVGIPFYMNPAFPVNTLAALRATVGFEDKAEQRRFAAACFNESWSVPQPLNLGDPAHLAQLCEKHGFDTARVAAMATDPANKEKLKSNTDEAVERGVFGAPSFFVDGDLFFGHDRLDYVERALA
- a CDS encoding DUF1287 domain-containing protein, whose amino-acid sequence is MWTRRSFFLSALGLPLLPTLPLVEAEQQWSRKLIRAARQQIGVTLSYDPSYVTLAYPGGDVPREAGVCTDVVIRAYRDAFDIDLQVLVHDDMKANFAAYPTTWGLSRADKNIDHRRVPNLEKYFARMGYEREAPGVSSDWQAGDLLTMRLGGRLPHIAIYSGKDPILGTSLFIHNIGGGTREDDLYADYSSPRRFRFPPPDV
- the nth gene encoding endonuclease III, with the translated sequence MPHLMAKAPKSKFTRAKAAVLFAALAADRPDPRTELDFVNPFTLVVAVALSAQATDVGVNKATKKLFAVADTPEKMLALGEEGVAAHIKTIGLWRNKAKNVIALSQKIIDDFGGEVPRTRDELTTLPGVGRKTANVVMNEAFGEPTIAVDTHIFRVSNRTGLAPGKTPDQVEAILERITPPEFKKGAHHWLILHGRYVCKARTPECWQCAISHLCAYKPKTPDPSKVAALGPRGPRKAT
- a CDS encoding helix-turn-helix transcriptional regulator produces the protein MKWSELSDNWCPVARTLSVVGDRWTLLILRDCFLGKSKFEEFAESSGMTRHILADRLKRLVEEGVLERRLYSSAPKRYDYVLTEKGEELRPALRIMKDWGRKHMPVRREAKA
- the scpB gene encoding SMC-Scp complex subunit ScpB encodes the protein MQPLEKYQMTHDTPDPRRDALGQLSDAQARAEADLLGGRDALLAEGVRRAEAVLFAAGEPLSAEQVSEILPQGIEAGEVLMALRAVYAKRGVNLVEVAGKWRFQTAQDLSYLFVEERQVQKKLGQAALETMAIIAYGQPVTRAEIEAVRGVAVAKSVIDTLLESGWVRVRGRRKTPGLPITYGTTEKFLEHFGLESLDTLPGKADLEAEGLLTDVIPSGFQMPDEEALSEDDTLINDLASLEDVESFVTDFMDDDSIAPPADDVAEAAPEQAGADSGEDEDEGGVSVFAYTRAPKSSEDPEAFDRDTVKAAVLKLRNETRMPQQPMHTWRDDE